CCACGCGATTACCGGCCAGCACTGCCGGATCGGCTGGCCCGCGTCAGCCGCTCACCTTTTCGCCGACGATGGCCTGCGTCGTGACGACCTGAACGCTTACTCACTGATGCCCGCTGCTCCGCCGGAAAGCGAGTTACCCATCGGTTCATCGCAAGACGAAACGCGCCACTCCCAGCTCCAATCCCAACGTTGAGGTGTTCCCCATGCGTGCCCGTATCCCCTTTGCTCTTTTTGCTCTTTCTGCACTCACCGCTGGCCTGCTAAGCGCCGGTCAGGCCGCTGCCAACGACCCTGTCGAACTGACCATGTACTACCCGGTCGCCGTCGGCGGTGCGTTAACCGATGTGGTCGACGACCTGGTTGACGAGTTTGAAAGCGAGCATCCCGATATAGACGTAGAAGCGATCTACGCTGGCAACTACGACGACACTCGAGTACGCGCCATGTCGGCGATGGAAGCCGGTGACACGCCGCAGCTATCGGTCATGTTCTCCATCGACCTCTACGAGCTGCTGGAGCAAGACGCCATTGTGGCCTTCGACGATCTGGTTGAAAGCGACGAAGAACGCGAATGGCTCGACAGCTTCTACCCCGGCTTGATGGAAAACGGCCAGCTGGATGGCAAGACCTATGGCATCCCCTTCCAGCGCTCCACCATCGTACTGTTCTGGAACAAGGACGCCTTTGAAGCCGCCGGGCTCGACCCCGAAACGCCCCCCGAAAACTGGGAGCAGATGGCCGAGATGGCCGCCACCGTGCGTGAAGCCTCCGACGGTGAGCAGTGGGGCGTGATGGTGCCCTCTACCGGCTACCCCTATTGGATGTTCCAGGCTTTCGCCTTCCAGAACGGCCATCGGCTGATGAGCGAAGACGGTACCGAGGTCTATTTCGATGACCCCGCGGCCATTGAAGCACTTGAATACTGGGTATCGCTGGCCACAGAGCACGATGCCATGCCTGACGACACCATCGAATGGGGCACGCTGCGCCAGAACTTTATCGAAGAGTCCACTGCCATGATGTGGCACACCACGGGCAATCTGAGCGCCGTGCGTAGCGAAGCGGACTTTGACTTTGGTGTGGCCATGCTGCCGATGAAAGCCCAGCGCGGCAGCCCCACCGGTGGCGGCAACTTCTACATTTTCAAAGATGCGCCGGAAAAAGAGCAGCGCGCTGCGATGACGTTTATTCGCTGGATGACCGCCCCGGAACGCGCCGCTGCCTGGTCGATCGAGACGGGCTATATGGGCGTCAGCCCCGCCGCTTACGAAACCGAGGCGCTGCGTGACTACATCGCCGATTTCGCGCCCGCAGCGGTCGCCCGGGATCAGTTGGAGCACAGCACGGCGGAACTTTCCACCTACCAGGGTGGCCGCGTGCGCCGCGCCCTGGACAATGCCGTTCAGGCTGCGTTAACCGGCCAGATGACAGCTGAAGAAGCCCTCTCTCAGGCACAACAAGAGGCCGAGGGCGTCCTGCGCCGCTACGCCCGCTAAGGCGTTTCATAATAAAACAGTACGCTTTCATGTCCGCCGGGGTGCGCCCCGGCTTTTTCCGACTTGCGGTGTTCAGCCATGACCTTAACCGCCCACGGTAAAATGCAGCTGTACGGCGCGCTGCTGTTACTGCCCGCCGCCGTGCTTCTGGCCGCCTTTGCGTACCTGCCCACCATCATGACCGTCATCAACAGCCTTTTTTTACCCGGCTTTCGCGGTGAGCCCGCCGAATTTGTCGGGGTCGAGAACTATCAGGTGCTGTTCGATGACCCAACGTTTTGGCAGGTGGCGCGCAACAACCTGCTCTACGCACTGGGCACCATCCCCACCTCCATCGCCCTGGCGCTGGGTATGGCGCTGTTTGTCAACGGCAAGCTGCCGGGGCGCGGCTTTGTGCGTATGGCCTACTTTACCCCGACCATTCTGCCCATGATCGCCGCCGCCAATATCTGGATGTTCTTCTACGCCCCCCAGATCGGCCTGTTCAATAGTCTGCTGGAAACATTGGGATTTTCCGGCGTTAACTGGCTGGGCGACCCAAGCGTTGCACTCGGCTCGGTGATTATCATGTCGGTGTGGAAGGAAGCCGGGTTTTTCATGATTTTCTACCTGGCCGCGCTACAGAGTATTCCACCGGAACTCAAAGAGGCCTCCGACCTTGAAGGTACCGGCCGCTGGAGCTTCTTCTGGCGCGTCACCTTTCCGCTGTTGATGCCCACCACATTATTCGTGCTGATCAACTCGCTGATCAACGCGGTACGTGTGGTGGATCACCTGTTTATCCTGACCAAGGGTGGGCCCAACAACGCCACCAACCTGCTGCTCTATTATGTTTACGAAAATGCTTTCTCGTTCTTTGACCGCACCACGGCGGCGACCATTACGGTAGTGATTCTGCTGGTCCTCGCCGTGGTGGCAACGCTGAAGTTCACGATCCTTGACCGCAGGACGCACTACCAATGAACACCACAACGACCACTGCGCCCCGCTCCCGTTACGTCTCAGTACCATCGCTTGAAACGGTGGCCGCATGGCTGCTGGCGGTTATCTGGATCTTTCCGCTGCTGTATGCGTTTTGGGCGGCGTTTCACCCCAGCGAGTTCATGGTGAACCTTGAGATATTCGCCCCGCTAACGCTGGAAAACTTCACCGACGCCTGGTCGCAGGCGCCCTTTGCCCGCTACTACCTGAACACCTTTGCGCTGGTGACCGGCGTGGTATTCGCCCAGTTTGTGGTCTGTACCCTGGCGGCGTTCGCCTTCGCCCGTTTTCCGGTGCCCGGCAAAAACGTGCTGTTCATGCTGGTGCTGATTCAGCTGTTTGTGTTCCCCGAGGTGCTGATCGTCGAGAACTACCGCATCGCCAGCGAACTTGGGCTAATCAACACCATCACCGGTATCGGGCTGCCCTACGTGGCCAGCGCCTTTGGTATTTTTCTGCTCCGCCAGACCTTTAAAACCATTCCTCGCGAGCTTGAAGACGCTGCGCGCATCGAAGGCTGCAACTGGCTGGAAATTCTCTGGAAGGTTTACGTCCCCCTGGCCAAACCCACCTACCTGGCTTACGGGCTGGTGTCGATCAGCCACCACTGGAACAACTTCCTCTGGCCACTCGTGGTCACCAACTCGGTGGAAAGCCGCCCGCTAACGGTGGGCTTGGGCGTTTTCTCTGCGCCAGAAACCGGCGTCAACTGGGCCACTGTCAGCGCCGCGACGCTGCTCAGCATCGCCCCGCTGTTGATCGCCTTTTTGCTCTTCCAGCGCCAGTTCGTGCAGTCGTTTTTACGCGCGGGGATTCGCTAGGCTGACGCCTCTCAAGTGTTTCGTGCGACAATTCTTTCTTAAGTACGAAACAAGGAGAGATTGGTGCACGGCAACCCCCATCCGGCAGCCCTCAAGGTATTGCAGGAGGTTTTTGGCTACGACAGCTTTCGCGGCCCACAGCAGGCCATCATCGAGCATGTGATGGCCGGTGGCGATGCGCTGGTGCTGATGCCCACCGGCGGCGGCAAGTCGCTGTGCTATCAGATCCCTGCGCTGCTGCGCGAAGGCACCGCTATTGTCATCTCGCCGCTGATCGCGCTGATGCAGGACCAGGTCGCAGCACTTCAGCAGAACGGGGTCAGAGCGGCCTACCTCAACTCCAGCCTTGATTATCATAAAGCAGTCGAGGTGGAAAAACGCCTGCGGGCGGGCGAGTTGGATCTTTTGTATGTCGCGCCCGAGCGGCTGGCCACGGCGCGGATGCAGATGCTGCTGGAACAGGCTCCAATTGCGCTGTTCGCCATCGATGAAGCCCACTGTGTTTCCCAGTGGGGCCATGATTTTCGACCCGAGTATCGCCAGCTCTCCCACCTGCACCAGCGCTTTCCCCAGGTGCCGCGCATCGCCCTGACCGCCACCGCCGATGTGCCCACCCGTGGCGATATCATGGAGCACCTTCAACTCCAGGAGGCAGCGCTATATAACAGCGGCTTTGATCGACCCAATATCCGCTACCATATCGCTGAAAATCAGGGCAACGCCAAAGAACAGCTGCTGCGCTTTATCCGCGACAACCACGACGGCGAGGCAGGCATCGTCTACTGTCTCTCCCGGCGCAAGGTGGAGGAGACCGCCGCCTGGCTTGAGCGCCAGGGGCTGACCGCACTGCCTTACCACGCAGGGCTTCCTGCCGAGCAACGCCAGCACCACCAGACCCGTTTTCTGAGTGAAGACGGCGTGGTCGTAGTGGCCACCATTGCCTTCGGCATGGGTATCGACAAGCCCGACGTGCGCTTTGTGGCGCATCTCAACCTGCCCAAGAGCATCGAAGCCTATTACCAGGAAACCGGCCGCGCCGGGCGCGACGGCCTGCCCGCCGATGCCTGGATGGCCTACGGGCTTCAGGATGTGATCACGCTGCGCCAGATGCAGCAGGACTCCAGCGCCGCCGACCAGCAAAAGCGCATTGAGCAGCAGAAACTCGACGCCATGCTGGGGCTGTGCGAAATCATCAGTTGCCGCCGCCAGGCACTGCTCCACTACTTTGGCGATCATCTGGACGCGCCCTGCGGCAATTGCGACAACTGCCTGACCCCACCCGAGACCTGGGAGGCCACCGTGGCGGCGCAAAAGGCGCTTTCCTGTGTCTACCGCACCGAGCAGCGCTTCGGGGTGACCTATCTGGTGGACGTACTACTAGGTAAAAATAACGAGCGGATCACCCGCTTTGGCCATGACCGCCTCAGCACCTTCGGCATTGGTAAAGAGCTCGCGGCCAGAGAGTGGAAAGCGCTCTTTCGCCAGTTGATTGCCAGCGGCTATTTAAGCGTGGATATGGAGGGCCACGGCGGCATCAAGCTCACGGCCAACGCCAAGCCGTTGCTGCGCGGCGAGCAGAAGCTCACCCTGCGCAAACCAAGCAAGGTCAAGACCACTCGGCGGGGCAGCAAGGCTGCCTCGGCCACGCTGGGACACGATGCGCTATCGGAAGCCCTGCGCCAGCACCGGCGCGAGCTGGCCGCAGCGCAGGGCGTACCTGCCTATGTGATCTTCCACGACGCCACCCTGGCTGAACTGGTCGAACAAAAACCCCAGAACCTAGCGGCATTGGGCGCGATCTCCGGCATCGGCGCGCGCAAACTTGCGGATTACGGCGAGGGGTTCTTAGCCGTCATCCAAACGCATCAGGAAACTGAGCAAAACAGCTGAGCCAGTGCGTCAGCGGGCAATAGCGTTATTATGGCCGCCGCCAAACCGGGATTTACTGGGCCATCGTTAGTACCGCGATAGTCAGCACATCCGCCATATGTATGAGCTGACGGTATTGCGCTAACGATCCCAGAACGGTGGGTCGTCAATCTGCGCCACCAGATAAGCCAGGAACGTAGCCACCTTTTGTGAGCGCAGGCGGTTTTCAGGGTATATCGCGTGGATACCTTCGCGTGTCGCTTCACCCATGGGATGGTAATCCTCGAGTATCGTCACCAATGCCCCATCGTGCAGCGCTTCGAACAGCAGCCAAGTAGGAAACAGCACGATACCTTGCCCCTGCAAGGCAGCTTCTACCAGGCTTTCTGCGTTGTTGCTATACAGGTTGCCGGTTACCGGGTATCGCTGCGCTTGGGTGTTTCCCTGAATGTGGAAATACCATGGTTGTTCGCCACGAGTGCCTTTATAGATCAAGCAATTATGCTCACTCAATGCCTCTGGATGACTCGGCTGACCGTGCCGAGCAAGATACGCCGCCACAAAGCGCTGTGTGGCTAATTGACGGGCTACCAGGCTCGAGTCATCAAGGGTACCAACCCGAATCACCACATCCGCGCCCTCTTGCACCGGATCGATAAAGGCATCGCTCAGCGTGAGTTCCACCTCGACCGCCGGGTTTTCATCCTGAAAGCGAGCCAATAACGGCGCAATGTGTCGCCGCCCAAAGGCGACCGGCGCATTGATGCGCAACACCCCCTGCGGATGCTTGGACCCACCGATAACCTGCTCGGTGGCTAAATCCAAGCTTTCTAATACGTGGCGAATATCCTGATAGTAGCGCTCACCAGCATCGGTCAGCCTTACCGCTCGTGTATGGCGGTAGAGCAAGCGCTGGCCGAGCGTACGTTCCAGCCCCGCAATATGCCGCGAGACGGACGATGCCGGTAAATCAAAATAGCGCGCTGCCTCAGCGAAGCTACCGCTTGAAGCGACACGTACGAACAGGCGAAGCGCCATCAAACGAATCGAGTTGTCCAAAATGCAATAGTCCTTTGCCTTTTTAACGCATTGTAGCAACAAAAAAGGCTCACTATAGTGCAGGCTCTTTTCTCAGCGGAGCCACCTATGAAACACGCACTTATCCTGCTCGGCGTGCTTATCGCCGGCATGGGGTTATCGGTTGAAGCGGGTTTGCTGGGGCCACTTGGTGAGCAGGTAGGTCATTTATCGGCCACTCTATCGATTTTCATGGTGGGGGCACTACTGCTATCCCTGGCATTGGTGTTTTCGCCCAATCCCAAGCTGGGCACCCTTTTTCGCCAGCCTCGATGGCTGCTGACCGGCGGCATTTTAGGCCCTGTTTACGTCATTGTATTGACGCTTGCCGCGCCACTCGTGGGTATCGGCATGACCATGGTGGGCATCTTATGCGGTCAGGTCGGTGCCAGCCTGTTCATCGACCACTTTGGCTGGTTAGGCAGCGAGCGACGTAAAGTCGACGGCTTCCGGGTAGGTGCCCTGGTGATGATTCTTGCCGCTATGTGGCTAATGTAACGTTTAAGTTTCTCAAGGAGTTCAACCATGCTACTTCCCTTTATCCTTGTGCTACTGCTGGTCGGCGGCGCAGTACTGGCAGCCCAGTCGTCTATCAACGGCCGTTTGGGGGCCAAAACCGGCGTCATCGAAAGCGCGTGGCTCACCTTCGTGATGGGGGCCGTGCTGACCTTCTTGCTGATGTTCTTTTTTGAGCCGGCGCACGAGGCAACGCTGTTCAGTGTGCCTAAGTGGCAACTGACTGGCGCCCTGTTTGGCGTGGTGTATATGCTGGCGATTGTGTTTGCAGTACCGCGGGTAGGCACCGCCGCGGCAACGGTGGCCGTGATTTCAGGCCAGCTTCTTATGAGTCTGCTGATCGATCACTTTGGCTGGCTCAACAATACCGTACGGCCACTGGATGCCTCGCGCTATGTGGCAATGGCACTACTATTGGGCGCTATCGGGCTGATCTACTTAAGCCACCAACAGCGTCAGCGTCGGATGGTGAATCAACCGGGCTAGCCACCCAGGTACGGTTTCGGCCCTGCCGTTTGGCTTCATAAAGGGCTGCATCCGCTTGGGATAAAAGGTCGACTGGCGATTGACCGACTGCCGGAAATAGCACGGCAATCCCGACACTGATGGTCACAATGCTCCGATTCGAGACACCAAGGTTGGGAATCTGCAAAGCCTCGACGCTGCGCCGTATCCGTTCTGCCGCAGGCTCAGCTGCCTCTGGCGATGCATTGGCCATCAGTACTACAAACTCTTCGCCGCCAAAGCGCACCACCAAGTCGGCATCGCGGCTATTCGACTGCATGGCCGCAGCCACCTGGCGCAAGCACTGATCACCTGCCTGATGGCCGTAGTAATCGTTATAGGCTTTAAAGTTGTCTATATCGATCACCATAAGCCCCAGGCAGGTGTTTTTCTCCATAGCCTCTTTCCAGCGGACAGGCACAATAGCATCAAACTGGCGTCGGTTGGCCAGATTGGTCAGTGGATCAGTCACCGAAAGCTGGGATAGCTTTTGGTTGTCTTTAAGGTAATAGCCAGAACGAATTTTCTCTCTCAGCACAAGCAGATAGGCAGTTCGCTCACTGCGTTCCAAGCGATAGTTTGCCGCAAGCGTAAAGAGCCCCGTCGCCGTAATGGTAAATATGGACAACCGTTTCGCCTCTGGCGGCATGGCCTCATACGGCAAGACAA
This window of the Halomonas sp. SH5A2 genome carries:
- a CDS encoding ABC transporter substrate-binding protein, which codes for MRARIPFALFALSALTAGLLSAGQAAANDPVELTMYYPVAVGGALTDVVDDLVDEFESEHPDIDVEAIYAGNYDDTRVRAMSAMEAGDTPQLSVMFSIDLYELLEQDAIVAFDDLVESDEEREWLDSFYPGLMENGQLDGKTYGIPFQRSTIVLFWNKDAFEAAGLDPETPPENWEQMAEMAATVREASDGEQWGVMVPSTGYPYWMFQAFAFQNGHRLMSEDGTEVYFDDPAAIEALEYWVSLATEHDAMPDDTIEWGTLRQNFIEESTAMMWHTTGNLSAVRSEADFDFGVAMLPMKAQRGSPTGGGNFYIFKDAPEKEQRAAMTFIRWMTAPERAAAWSIETGYMGVSPAAYETEALRDYIADFAPAAVARDQLEHSTAELSTYQGGRVRRALDNAVQAALTGQMTAEEALSQAQQEAEGVLRRYAR
- a CDS encoding carbohydrate ABC transporter permease; protein product: MTLTAHGKMQLYGALLLLPAAVLLAAFAYLPTIMTVINSLFLPGFRGEPAEFVGVENYQVLFDDPTFWQVARNNLLYALGTIPTSIALALGMALFVNGKLPGRGFVRMAYFTPTILPMIAAANIWMFFYAPQIGLFNSLLETLGFSGVNWLGDPSVALGSVIIMSVWKEAGFFMIFYLAALQSIPPELKEASDLEGTGRWSFFWRVTFPLLMPTTLFVLINSLINAVRVVDHLFILTKGGPNNATNLLLYYVYENAFSFFDRTTAATITVVILLVLAVVATLKFTILDRRTHYQ
- a CDS encoding GGDEF domain-containing protein; this translates as MVNDALLTAVEDELESRSWQLSFAKEVETRFEADTQQKRSHNMVVAGLIAATIYCLFLLNDYSFRPDAFPLAVFLRAGVMLPVGLLILWRVYRGVSPLLRETLMASTVLFATVISCLIFVNSIAPYSYLDVFSFGLILLVGNIVYSLRFRYAVVSSAISILIILFFVLPYEAMPPEAKRLSIFTITATGLFTLAANYRLERSERTAYLLVLREKIRSGYYLKDNQKLSQLSVTDPLTNLANRRQFDAIVPVRWKEAMEKNTCLGLMVIDIDNFKAYNDYYGHQAGDQCLRQVAAAMQSNSRDADLVVRFGGEEFVVLMANASPEAAEPAAERIRRSVEALQIPNLGVSNRSIVTISVGIAVLFPAVGQSPVDLLSQADAALYEAKRQGRNRTWVASPVDSPSDADAVGGLSRSAR
- a CDS encoding DMT family transporter; translated protein: MLLPFILVLLLVGGAVLAAQSSINGRLGAKTGVIESAWLTFVMGAVLTFLLMFFFEPAHEATLFSVPKWQLTGALFGVVYMLAIVFAVPRVGTAAATVAVISGQLLMSLLIDHFGWLNNTVRPLDASRYVAMALLLGAIGLIYLSHQQRQRRMVNQPG
- a CDS encoding LysR family transcriptional regulator encodes the protein MDNSIRLMALRLFVRVASSGSFAEAARYFDLPASSVSRHIAGLERTLGQRLLYRHTRAVRLTDAGERYYQDIRHVLESLDLATEQVIGGSKHPQGVLRINAPVAFGRRHIAPLLARFQDENPAVEVELTLSDAFIDPVQEGADVVIRVGTLDDSSLVARQLATQRFVAAYLARHGQPSHPEALSEHNCLIYKGTRGEQPWYFHIQGNTQAQRYPVTGNLYSNNAESLVEAALQGQGIVLFPTWLLFEALHDGALVTILEDYHPMGEATREGIHAIYPENRLRSQKVATFLAYLVAQIDDPPFWDR
- a CDS encoding DMT family transporter, coding for MKHALILLGVLIAGMGLSVEAGLLGPLGEQVGHLSATLSIFMVGALLLSLALVFSPNPKLGTLFRQPRWLLTGGILGPVYVIVLTLAAPLVGIGMTMVGILCGQVGASLFIDHFGWLGSERRKVDGFRVGALVMILAAMWLM
- a CDS encoding carbohydrate ABC transporter permease produces the protein MNTTTTTAPRSRYVSVPSLETVAAWLLAVIWIFPLLYAFWAAFHPSEFMVNLEIFAPLTLENFTDAWSQAPFARYYLNTFALVTGVVFAQFVVCTLAAFAFARFPVPGKNVLFMLVLIQLFVFPEVLIVENYRIASELGLINTITGIGLPYVASAFGIFLLRQTFKTIPRELEDAARIEGCNWLEILWKVYVPLAKPTYLAYGLVSISHHWNNFLWPLVVTNSVESRPLTVGLGVFSAPETGVNWATVSAATLLSIAPLLIAFLLFQRQFVQSFLRAGIR
- the recQ gene encoding DNA helicase RecQ gives rise to the protein MHGNPHPAALKVLQEVFGYDSFRGPQQAIIEHVMAGGDALVLMPTGGGKSLCYQIPALLREGTAIVISPLIALMQDQVAALQQNGVRAAYLNSSLDYHKAVEVEKRLRAGELDLLYVAPERLATARMQMLLEQAPIALFAIDEAHCVSQWGHDFRPEYRQLSHLHQRFPQVPRIALTATADVPTRGDIMEHLQLQEAALYNSGFDRPNIRYHIAENQGNAKEQLLRFIRDNHDGEAGIVYCLSRRKVEETAAWLERQGLTALPYHAGLPAEQRQHHQTRFLSEDGVVVVATIAFGMGIDKPDVRFVAHLNLPKSIEAYYQETGRAGRDGLPADAWMAYGLQDVITLRQMQQDSSAADQQKRIEQQKLDAMLGLCEIISCRRQALLHYFGDHLDAPCGNCDNCLTPPETWEATVAAQKALSCVYRTEQRFGVTYLVDVLLGKNNERITRFGHDRLSTFGIGKELAAREWKALFRQLIASGYLSVDMEGHGGIKLTANAKPLLRGEQKLTLRKPSKVKTTRRGSKAASATLGHDALSEALRQHRRELAAAQGVPAYVIFHDATLAELVEQKPQNLAALGAISGIGARKLADYGEGFLAVIQTHQETEQNS